A genomic segment from Chrysemys picta bellii isolate R12L10 chromosome 11, ASM1138683v2, whole genome shotgun sequence encodes:
- the CDK5R2 gene encoding cyclin-dependent kinase 5 activator 2 has protein sequence MGTVLSLSPPAASGKGGGGGPLAQEAAPARAHGKGESRLKRPGVLISALTWKRLVAASAKKKKSAKKVTPKPGSGGAQPDPLVQQRNRENLRKSLGAQQEAGAPGTKQGPLAVPVPTVPSAPPELQSGGGKPPPPPPPPPPPPPGSRAPGSPRRVIVQASTGELLRCLGDFVCRRCYRLKELSPGELIAWFRSVDRALLLQGWQDQGFITPANLVFVYLLCREALRGEEIGSQGELQAAFLTCLYLAYSYMGNEISYPLKPFLVEGDKERFWERCLALIQRLSAKMLQINSDPHYFTQVFQDLKSEGETGGRRDSGAKHWTISLDR, from the coding sequence ATGGGCACGGTgctgtccctgtccccccccgccgcctcgggcaagggcggcggcgggggtccCCTGGCGCAGGAGGCTGCCCCGGCCAGGGCGCACGGGAAAGGCGAGAGCCGGCTGAAGCGGCCCGGGGTGCTGATCTCCGCCCTCACCTGGAAGCGCCTGGTGGCCGCCTCGGCCAAGAAGAAGAAGAGCGCCAAGAAGGTGACCCCCAAGCCGGGCAGCGGGGGGGCCCAGCCCGACCCGCTGGTGCAGCAGCGCAACCGCGAGAACCTGCGCAAGTCCCTGGGGGCGCAGCAGGAGGCGGGCGCGCCCGGCACCAAGCAGGGGCCCTTGGCCGTGCCGGTGCCCACGGTGCCCTCCGCCCCGCCGGAGCTGCAGTCGGGCGGGGGCAAGCCGCCGCCGCCccctccgccgccgccgcccccgcCGCCCGGCAGCCgcgccccgggctccccccgccGGGTCATCGTCCAGGCCTCCACCGGGGAGCTGCTGCGCTGCCTGGGGGACTTCGTGTGCCGCCGCTGCTACCGCCTGAAGGAGCTGAGCCCCGGCGAGCTCATCGCCTGGTTCCGCAGCGTGGACCGGGCGCTGCTGTTACAGGGCTGGCAGGACCAGGGCTTCATCACCCCGGCCAACCTGGTCTTCGTCTACCTGCTGTGCCGCGAGGCGCTGCGGGGCGAGGAGATCGGCAGCCAGGGCGAGCTGCAGGCCGCCTTCCTCACCTGCCTCTACCTGGCCTACTCCTACATGGGCAACGAGATCTCCTACCCGCTCAAGCCCTTCCTGGTGGAGGGCGACAAGGAGCGGTTCTGGGAGCGCTGCCTGGCCCTCATCCAGCGCCTGAGCGCCAAGATGCTGCAGATCAACTCGGACCCGCACTACTTCACCCAGGTCTTCCAGGACCTCAAGAGCGAGGGGGAGACCGGCGGCAGGAGGGACTCCGGCGCCAAGCACTGGACTATCAGCCTGGACCGCTAG